The following proteins are encoded in a genomic region of Coregonus clupeaformis isolate EN_2021a chromosome 14, ASM2061545v1, whole genome shotgun sequence:
- the LOC121580514 gene encoding S-antigen protein-like — MQPGAHAARGPCSQGPMQPGAHTARGTCSQRPMQPGAHAARGPCSQGPHHRKRRWLLCSDTQGPIQPGAHTARGPCSQGPMQPGAHTARGTCSQRPMQPGAHAARGPCSQGPHHRKRRWLARGPCSQGPMQPGAHVARGPCSQGPMQPGAPPQEEKVASQGPIQPGAHAARGPCSQGPMQPGEHAARGPTTGREGG; from the coding sequence ATGCAGCCAGGGGCCCATGCAGCCAGGGGCCCATGCAGCCAGGGGCCCATGCAGCCAGGGGCCCATACAGCCAGAGGAACATGCAGCCAGAGGCCCATGCAGCCAGGGGCCCATGCAGCCAGAGGCCCATGCAGCCAGGGGCCCCACCACAGGAAGAGAAGGTGGCTGCTCTGTTCTGACACACAGGGGCCCATACAGCCAGGGGCCCATACAGCCAGAGGCCCATGCAGCCAGGGGCCCATGCAGCCAGGGGCCCATACAGCCAGAGGAACATGCAGCCAGAGGCCCATGCAGCCAGGGGCCCATGCAGCCAGAGGCCCATGCAGCCAGGGGCCCCACCACAGGAAGAGAAGGTGGCTAGCCAGGGGCCCATGCAGCCAGGGGCCCATGCAGCCAGGGGCCCATGTAGCCAGGGGCCCATGCAGCCAGGGGCCCATGCAGCCAGGGGCCCCACCACAGGAAGAGAAGGTGGCTAGCCAGGGGCCCATACAGCCAGGGGCCCATGCAGCCAGGGGCCCATGCAGCCAGGGGCCCATGCAGCCAGGGGAACATGCAGCCAGGGGCCCCACCACAGGAAGAGAAGGTGGCTAG